From a single Vespa crabro chromosome 22, iyVesCrab1.2, whole genome shotgun sequence genomic region:
- the LOC124431808 gene encoding E3 UFM1-protein ligase 1 homolog, whose protein sequence is MDWDEIEKLAADFQNAQLSSNLQKLTESNCIEIVAKLIETKRLDVVFTNDRKEYVTRQYLKTQIIDELSFHGGRMNLNDIAQILNVSLSQITTLANEIQTCDSGIHVVIGYLINEEYWGQMMKDINDKLWQHHYVKVVDLTLFYNLPAEFIRTTIETALTRKIIANVEVTQDKQIYYTNRFIKTNKAKIRGALSAVTKPISLSLISKECSVPDFVIFPILGDLQQKKQISGIVTGDQIKTSMFLPHIYVKNQTQWIHDFYKQNGYLEYDALARLGISDPKHTIKKYFPNDDIIFLDSVAVNNIIVDQLKTIANDTINTRSFTDVRDYLPSMLTDQDIQIFLNKILENCPVKVFMETVLVSDDFLQSLLQSLYKIAENKAQIVVTSGKWLQLICEDKIKFKSDDSIVRNNKTHKKEERRKKATSGKAGGGNQGRETKTKSTKKKYLQQKFNEDLSDEENTYTKDKNVDHELVSLEDITAELLKNREISVIDDLADQLALMLQQKVNEHALCYAEKLAESSDVFNTDELKKDLIILVTNIKMFNESIELFEQQGQRTSLTEYLMKSLCRDFVTRLFKLASLQNKLQYPDNIDFNGIKKVLVELPSDVQEPLNDIYSAVTKCVIKDFLNLTTPALQACSVIQKKHNKDINKQIIFTHKEALLKELKITQDPALALNLVTSLLFTAATQNIIHMSGRHVSMVLSFLQLYIIPETAELLSKYCDLVRSSISSSENIEKMEAQEALNNKLEQIKAIPDNINTHVKSQKSEA, encoded by the exons ATGGATTGGGACGAAATTGAGAAATTGGCGGCAGACTTTCAAAATGCTCAGCTTAGTAGTAATTTGCAAAA gtTAACAGAGAGCAACTGCATAGAAATTGTGGCAAAGCTCATAGAGACAAAACGTTTGGATGTGGTCTTTACaaatgatagaaaagaatatgTTACGCGACAATATCTTAAAACACAGATCATAGACGAATTAAGTTTTCATGGTGGTAGAATGAATTTGAATGATATAGCACAAATTCTTAATGTCAGTTTGTCTCAAATAACAACTCTAGCTAATGAAATTCAGACATGTGATTCTGGTATTCACGTAGTTAtaggatatttaattaatgaagaaTATTGGGGACAGATGATGAaggatataaatgataaactCTGGCAGCATCATTATGTCAAAGTAGTAGATTTGacattgttttataatttaccAGCAGAATTTATAAGAACAACTATAGAAACTGCCTTGACTCGAAAAATTATAGCAAATGTAGAAGTTACACAAGATAAGCAAATATACTATACtaatagatttattaaaacaaataaagcCAAAATAAGAGGTGCTTTATCTGCTGTAACAAaacctatttctctttctttaatttcaaagGAATGTTCTGTTCCTGATTTTGTTATATTCC caaTATTGGGTGATCTCcaacaaaagaaacaaatatcaGGTATTGTAACAGGAGATCAAATAAAAACTAGTATGTTTTTACCCCACATTTATGTTAAAAATCAAACTCAATGGattcatgatttttataaacaaaatggATATTTAG aatatgaTGCACTCGCTCGACTTGGAATATCAGATCCAAAACATACCATTAAAAAGTACTTCCCAAatgatgatataatttttttggaTTCAGTGGCAgtcaacaatattattgtagatCAACTTAAAACTATTGCCAATGACACTATTAATACAAGATCTTTCACAGATGTTCGTGATTATTTGCCTTCAATGCTTACTGATCAAGATATCcaaatttttttgaataaaattttggaGAACTGTCCAGTCAAAGTATTCATGGAAACGGTTTTAGTTTCTGATGATTTTTTACAAAGTTTATTAcaatctttatataaaattgcaGAGAATAAAGCACAAATTGTGGTAACTAGTGGAAAGTGGTTACAATTAATTtgtgaagataaaatcaaGTTCAAGAGTGATGACAGTATagttcgaaataataaaacgcataaaaaagaggaacgaCGTAAGAAAGCAACAAGTGGAAAAGCAGGTGGTGGAAATCAAGGAAGAGAAACTAAGACCAAatcgacaaagaaaaagtaccTGCAACAAAAATTTAACGAGGATCTTTCGGACGAAGAAAACACATatactaaagataaaaatgtggATCATGAATTGGTATCATTAGAGGATATTACAGCTGaacttttaaaaaatcgtgaaatttcaGTAATAGATGATTTGGCAGATCAATTAGCATTAATGTTGCAACAAAAAGTAAATGAGCATGCACTATGTTATGCAGAAAAATTAGCAGAATCTAGTGATGTATTTAATACGGATGAACTCAAAaaggatttaattattttagtaacgaatattaaaatgttcaatgaaagcattgaactttTTGAACAGCAAGGACAACGTACATCTTTAAcagaatatttaatgaaatcattATGTCGCGATTTTGTAACGCGATTATTTAAATTGGCCagtttacaaaataaattgcaatatcctgataatatagattttaatggaataaaaaaagtactTGTTGAACTACCTTCAGACGTTCAAGAACCACTTAATGACATATATTCAGCTGTTACAAAATGTGTtatcaaagattttttaaatcttactACTCCAGCATTACAAGCTTGTTCTGTGATAcaaaagaaacataataaagatataaataaacaaattatttttactcatAAAGAAgctttattaaaagaattgaaaataacACAAGATCCAGCATTGGCATTAAATTTGGTGACAAGTTTACTTTTTACAGCAGCAacacaaaatattatacatatgtctGGAAGACACGTGTCAATggttttgtcttttcttcagTTGTACATAATACCTGAAACTGCAGAATTATTGAGCAAATATTGTG ATTTAGTAAGAAGTAGCATATCATCTTccgaaaatattgaaaaaatggaAGCACAAGAAGCATTAAACAACAAATTGGAGCAAATAAAAGCGATTcctgataatattaatactcaTGTAAAATCACAAAAATCTgaagcataa
- the LOC124431812 gene encoding transmembrane protein 170A: MNEHTENSLPHTQVIRNMNAGNIFYMPLTSFAEMWYQIFLWALFSSIFVHMIAGTICFATLRQHKYGKFFPLLIIIMGILLPLTSGVLSSAAVAFVYRASSHQMPPLYALVWGIGQTFVAACVGFTRILATL; the protein is encoded by the exons ATGAATGAACATACAGAAAATTCTTTACCTCATACTCAAGTTATAAGAAACATGAATGcaggaaatatattttacatgccACTAACTTCTTTTGCtg AGATGTGGTACCAGATATTCTTGTGGGCATtgttttcttctatatttGTTCATATGATAGCTGGTACAATTTGTTTTGCCACTTTACGGCAACATAAGTATGGAAA attttttccactccttataataataatgggtATATTGCTACCATTGACATCAGGGGTATTAAGTTCTGCTGCTGTTGCATTTGTTTATCGAGCATCGAGTCATCAAATGCCACCATTATATGCATTAGTATGGGGGATTGGGCAGACATTTGTTGCTGCTTGTGTTGGATTCACTAGAATCTTGGcaactttataa
- the LOC124431809 gene encoding beclin-1-like protein isoform X1, whose translation MVDMKTNVNFACQRCLQPLRLDPSFNHLGEHTLAELSLPLQQQVVGELEPPSGSLEHLVPPFRLTESGNGTNGFMLVGDSGETESLSHHLKVRATLFDILSSSSSADHPLCDECTDSLLLLMDQQLRMTEGEWSDYNEYLKKLESEQQQLGYEDIEMENLTKELQDAKSEEDRMISELEALRKEEIATRNAIAEQEKERVRLQSEEERYWREYSRHKRDLMLGDDECRSLECQLAYAASQLERLKKTNVFNATFHIWHSGHFGTINSFRLGRLPSAPVDWSEINAAWGQTTLLLASLARKMNLTFKRFRLVPFGNHSYIEALDQHRELPLYGSGGFKFLWDTKFDAAMVAFLDCLQQFKEQVEKGDSGFCLPYRMDRGKIEDSATGNSYSIKIQFNSEEQWTKALKFLLTNLKWGLAWVSSQFTKDENEH comes from the exons ATGGTGGATATGAAAACTAACGTAAATTTCGCGTGCCAGAGGTGCTTACAGCCATTGAGATTAGATCCCAGTTTTAACCATCTAGGAGAACATACTCTGGCCGAACTCTCAC TACCCCTACAGCAACAAGTTGTTGGAGAATTAGAACCTCCAAGTGGTAGTTTGGAACATTTAGTTCCACCATTCAGATTAACAGAATCAGGAAATGGAACTAATGGTTTTATGCTGGTTGGTGATTCTGGTGAAACAGAAAGTTTAAGTCATCATTTAAAA GTAAGGGCAACGCTGTTTGATATTTTAAGTAGTAGTAGTTCTGCAGACCATCCACTTTGCGATGAATGTACAGAcagtttgttgttgttaatggATCAACAACTACGAATGACAGAAGGAGAATGGTCAGactataatgaatatttaaaaaaattggaaTCTGAACAACAGCAATTGGGATATGAAGATATAGAGATGGAAAACTTAACAAAGGAATTACAAGATGCGAAATCCGAAGAAGATAGAATGATAAGTGAATTAGAAGCcttaaggaaagaagaaatagctACAAGAAATGCTATTgcagaacaagagaaagaaagagtaagattGCAaagcgaagaagaaagatattgGAGAGAATACTCAAGACACAAAAGAGATCTGATGTTAGGAGATGATGAATGTCGAAG cttGGAATGTCAACTGGCCTATGCAGCTTCTCAACTTGAAAGACTGAAGAAAACAAATGTCTTCAATGCTACATTTCACATCTGGCATTCGGGACATTTTGGAACTATTAATTCGTTTCGTTTAGGACGTTTACCTAGTGCACCAGTAGATTGGAGTGAAATAAATGCTGCATGGGGACAAACAACTCTTTTACTGGCATCACTTGCAAGGAAAATGAATTTAACTTTTAAACGGTTTCGTTTAGTACCGTTTGGTAATCATAGTTATATTGAAGCATTAGATCAACATAGAGAATTACCTTTGTATGGAAGTGGTggttttaaatttttatggGATACGAAATTTGATGCTGCTATGGTAGCATTTCTTGATTGCTTACAGCAATTTAAAGAACAGGTAGAAAAAGGAGATAGTGGATTTTGTTTACCATACAGAATGGATCGTGGTAAAATAGAAGATTCCGCCACAGGAAACTCATACTCTATCAA aattcaatttaattctgAGGAACAATGGACCAAGGCCTTAAAGTTTTtgttaacaaatttaaaatgGGGCCTTGCTTGGGTCAGTTCACAATTTACAAAAGACGAAAATGAGCACtga
- the LOC124431809 gene encoding beclin-1-like protein isoform X2, protein MLVGDSGETESLSHHLKVRATLFDILSSSSSADHPLCDECTDSLLLLMDQQLRMTEGEWSDYNEYLKKLESEQQQLGYEDIEMENLTKELQDAKSEEDRMISELEALRKEEIATRNAIAEQEKERVRLQSEEERYWREYSRHKRDLMLGDDECRSLECQLAYAASQLERLKKTNVFNATFHIWHSGHFGTINSFRLGRLPSAPVDWSEINAAWGQTTLLLASLARKMNLTFKRFRLVPFGNHSYIEALDQHRELPLYGSGGFKFLWDTKFDAAMVAFLDCLQQFKEQVEKGDSGFCLPYRMDRGKIEDSATGNSYSIKIQFNSEEQWTKALKFLLTNLKWGLAWVSSQFTKDENEH, encoded by the exons ATGCTGGTTGGTGATTCTGGTGAAACAGAAAGTTTAAGTCATCATTTAAAA GTAAGGGCAACGCTGTTTGATATTTTAAGTAGTAGTAGTTCTGCAGACCATCCACTTTGCGATGAATGTACAGAcagtttgttgttgttaatggATCAACAACTACGAATGACAGAAGGAGAATGGTCAGactataatgaatatttaaaaaaattggaaTCTGAACAACAGCAATTGGGATATGAAGATATAGAGATGGAAAACTTAACAAAGGAATTACAAGATGCGAAATCCGAAGAAGATAGAATGATAAGTGAATTAGAAGCcttaaggaaagaagaaatagctACAAGAAATGCTATTgcagaacaagagaaagaaagagtaagattGCAaagcgaagaagaaagatattgGAGAGAATACTCAAGACACAAAAGAGATCTGATGTTAGGAGATGATGAATGTCGAAG cttGGAATGTCAACTGGCCTATGCAGCTTCTCAACTTGAAAGACTGAAGAAAACAAATGTCTTCAATGCTACATTTCACATCTGGCATTCGGGACATTTTGGAACTATTAATTCGTTTCGTTTAGGACGTTTACCTAGTGCACCAGTAGATTGGAGTGAAATAAATGCTGCATGGGGACAAACAACTCTTTTACTGGCATCACTTGCAAGGAAAATGAATTTAACTTTTAAACGGTTTCGTTTAGTACCGTTTGGTAATCATAGTTATATTGAAGCATTAGATCAACATAGAGAATTACCTTTGTATGGAAGTGGTggttttaaatttttatggGATACGAAATTTGATGCTGCTATGGTAGCATTTCTTGATTGCTTACAGCAATTTAAAGAACAGGTAGAAAAAGGAGATAGTGGATTTTGTTTACCATACAGAATGGATCGTGGTAAAATAGAAGATTCCGCCACAGGAAACTCATACTCTATCAA aattcaatttaattctgAGGAACAATGGACCAAGGCCTTAAAGTTTTtgttaacaaatttaaaatgGGGCCTTGCTTGGGTCAGTTCACAATTTACAAAAGACGAAAATGAGCACtga
- the LOC124431811 gene encoding uridine diphosphate glucose pyrophosphatase NUDT14-like, translating into MDAVKQNTRNKIVREKILDIKKIQIGKYPIDSPWVKPVRICYMQDGHEKVWDVVKLHDSVGIVVFNTTRKKLILVRQFRPAAYYACLPDNVKEINIKQYPPSLGLTLELCAGIVDKDKPLVEIARDELREECGYEAPASAFKKIVTYRGVGSGATKQTLFYVEVTDEMHIHPGGGAESEGELIELVEMNVEEAKEYINSGEVQSPSSFLFGISWFLSNKHGH; encoded by the exons ATGGATGCCGTTAAACAAAatacaagaaataaaattgtacgGGAAAAAATActtgacataaaaaaaattcaaataggAAAATATCCGATAGATTCGCCGTGGGTCAAGCCAGTAAGAATTTGTTATATGCAAGATGGACATGAAAAAGTTTGGGATGTTGTAAAGTTACATGACAGCGTGGGAATCGTTGTTTTTAATACAACTCGAAAGAAACTCATTTTAGTTAGACAATTCCGACCAGCGGCATATTACGCTTGTTTACCAGATAACGTCAAGGAAATCAATATTAAGCAATATCCGCCGTCATTGGGTCTGACCTTGGAATTGTGTGCGGGTATCGTAGACAAGGACAAACCTCTCGTCGAGATAGCAAGAGACGAACTGAGGGAAGAGTGCGGATACGAAGCACCTGCGTCAGCTTTCAAAAAGATCGTCACCTACAG AGGTGTAGGATCTGGAGCTACCAAACAAACACTTTTTTATGTAGAGGTGACAGATGAAATGCATATACATCCTG GAGGTGGTGCAGAATCTGAGGGTGAACTTATTGAACTGGTGGAAATGAATGTTGAAGAGGCAAAGGAGTACATTAATTCTGGAGAAGTACAAAGTCCTTCCAGTTTTCTCTTTGGTATATCTTGGTTTCTAAGCAATAAACATGGGCATTAA
- the LOC124431845 gene encoding LOW QUALITY PROTEIN: uncharacterized protein LOC124431845 (The sequence of the model RefSeq protein was modified relative to this genomic sequence to represent the inferred CDS: deleted 1 base in 1 codon; substituted 2 bases at 2 genomic stop codons) produces MVPTKGALSQDPTTTTTTTTTTRRHGPFSRMSCFGGQDKQIYLVEVLIDKLQLTPNKVKDICDRAVAIKVKLLDFPLFEITREDFESLKKSPTIVEKNGTVRFSMGRSCLFIRKPKDLVDELRNANVGIGVFCVGDTYPLAEAIVKLSGCLCDQIAMSTNDTENMPKPFSVKGGFHLLDPGENPSGILDMELKITCFGRFITTKYELRPSFFIFKKKDDMREFCVERNIPPHIRHDLLKEDYPLPESIHESFIASSDVKESTTQKNKKKAKKNKKSLNYPMSKKLSKKGNNPFQGGGVASSSPRLPINDPGFKYLTTAEKLNNREYRNLIYKAYPNESTCNCLPINQTLHPLICRSGCQRLCCMKLRNPQKFIVICKNENLPSETRKQNEEGXXRLKSGGSEDDYYHNTDTPIDVENNIEFTWYGDKITKENNRLQGGGHEYDLPGCVCSGAPSLYKKSEETGCKGRLKSLEKAKPGCTCAGQDPPIWKKGGPDCNKKPCTGIDCLLRAFKEAQEFVDSLGKVPGFEGLGLMDPSESPFFGRDISKDYETDDTQAEKRAQALPLPNPHCTAPCNSRIGTHKFDTGINNVSVPHSTSAYTAATPLTIAVPGRTGVVREAVPTLPDNGSTVVYAKPKKKEEKREEKIDKSKDIDATPSVPVEIDLGPCGEPKCKSRRKKVMDTVESIENMEFSHKKSVTQIKPLSTGVATPLTSSKASEKGKHKLKINSLSPSGDRTIKTPIKVSKRVMRYVYSIGDVYPGVHYGHKNCIDVRMRVPANMGWLWNTSSTLYNLKPRIGWKPGAIGRYLSELLKEAKAGSKGKPRAVPFRTRKGKTYRSMSFTSVKKLQAKKENEEETELPPTLHIHRKDGTYYVTMYPIKQETMDVPKLEQPMKPLQFKIVKNKDDESVASSSTASDMEIEFSPPAAVSRYRKKPDVIHIDTQVKQQDILDALKISDILKKDKKFNKTRKPRK; encoded by the exons GATGTCGTGTTTCGGTGGTCAGGACAAGCAGATTTATCTCGTGGAAGTATTGATCGACAAATTACAATTGACACCGAACAAAGTGAAGGACATTTGTGATCGAGCTGTCGCAATTAAAGTCAAGCTTCTCGATTTCCCTCTATTCGAGATCACAAGGGAAGATTTTGAATCATTAAAGAAATCACCTactatcgtagaaaaaaatgGGACCGTACGTTTCTCCATGGGTAGAAGTTGTTTATTCATTAGAAAACCGAAAGATCTCGTAGATGAGCTACGTAATGCCAACGTTGGTATTGGTGTATTTTGCGTCGGTGATACTTATCCTTTGGCCGAGGCCATTGTTAAATTATCTGGTTGTTTATGCGATCAAATCGCAATGTCGACGAATGATACCGAAAATATGCCAAAGCCATTCTCCGTAAAAGGTGGTTTTCACTTATTGGATCCAGGAGAAAATCCATCGGGAATATTGGATATGGAATTGAAGATCACTTGTTTCGGACGATTCATAACTACGAAATACGAGCTTAGACCaagctttttcattttcaagaaaaagGACGACATGCGAGAATTTTGCGTCGAACGAAATATACCGCCTCACATACGTCACGATTTGCTCAAGGAAGACTATCCTCTGCCAGAATCAATACACGAAAGTTTTATCGCCAGTTCAGACGTCAAGGAATCAACCACgcagaagaataaaaagaaagctaaaaagaataagaag TCTCTAAATTATCCGATGAgcaaaaaattatctaaaaaaggaaataatccATTTCAAGGAGGTGGTGTTGCTTCGTCATCGCCACGGTTGCCAATAAACGATCCaggttttaaatatttaacgacAGCTGAGAAGTTGAACAATCGTGAGTATCGTAACTTGATTTATAAAGCTTATCCCAACGAGTCAACTTGCAATTGTCTACCGATAAACCAAACGCTGCATCCATTAATATGTCGTTCCGGTTGTCAGCGTTTGTGTTGCATGAAATTAAGAAATCCTCAAAAGTTCATTGTAATatgtaaaaacgaaaatttaccGTCAGAAACGAGGAAACAAAATGAAGAAGGATAATGA CGATTAAAAAGCGGAGGTAGCGAAGACGATTATTACCATAATACCGATACGCCGATCGACGTtgagaataatatcgaattcACTTGGTACGGTGATAAAatcacgaaagaaaataatcgtttGCAAGGTGGAGGACATGAATATGATCTACCAGGTTGCGTGTGTTCCGGTGCACCGAGTCTTTACAAAAAGAGCGAAGAAACGGGTTGTAAGGGCAGATTGAAAAGTTTAGAAAAGGCAAAGCCTGGCTGTACCTGCGCAGGACAGGATCCGCCTATTTGGAAAAAAGGCGGTCCAGATTGCAATAAGAAACCATGTACAGGTATTGATTGTCTCTTGCGCGCATTCAAGGAAGCCCAAGAATTCGTAGATTCCTTAGGGAAGGTACCTGGTTTCGAAGGTTTAGGCTTGATGGACCCTTCGGAAAGTCCCTTTTTTGGCAGAGATATCAGCAAAGATTACGAGACCGATGATACACAGGCAGAGAAGAGAGCGCAGGCATTACCATTACCGAATCCTCATTGCACAGCTCCTTGCAATTCACGTATTGGAACACATAAATTTGATACAGGCATTAATAACGTTTCCGTGCCTCATTCAACTTCGGCTTATACCGCAGCAACGCCATTAACGATAGCCGTGCCAGGTCGTACAGGGGTCGTACGCGAAGCTGTACCTACGCTACCTGATAACGGTTCGACCGTTGTTTATGCAAAgccaaaaaagaaggaagaaaagagagaggaaaagatcGACAAGTCGAAGGATATCGATGCCACGCCATCTGTACCCGTGGAAATTGATCTAGGTCCTTGCGGTGAGCCTAAATGTAAATCAAGACGTAAGAAGGTCATGGATACTGTAGAATCAATCGAAAATATGGAATTTTCTCATAAGAAATCAGTGACGCAAATAAAGCCTTTAAGTACTGGTGTGGCAACACCTTTAACCAGTAGTAAAGCCAGTGAAAAGGGTAAACATAAGCTTAAGATCAACTCTTTAAGTCCCTCTGGAGATCGTACTATTAAAACACCTATAAAGGTCAGTAAACGGGTGATGCGTTATGTATATTCCATCGGGGATGTTTATCCTGGTGTTCATTATGGTCACAAAAATTGTATCGATGTTCGTATGAGAGTACCAGCCAATATGGGTTGGTTATGGAATACTAGTAGCACGCTTTATAACTTGAAACCACGGATTGGCTGGAAGCCTGGTGCTATAGGAAGGTATTTGAGCGAATTGCTTAAAGAGGCAAAAGCTGGATCAAAGGGTAAACCAAGGGCTGTACCTTTCCGTACTAGAAAAGGTAAAACTTATAGGAGTATGAGCTTTACCTCGGTGAAAAAGTTacaagcaaagaaagaaaacgaagaggaaACAGAACTGCCACCAACTTTACACATTCATAGAAAAGATGGAACGTACTATGTTACAATGTATCCGATCAAGCAAGAGACCATGGACGTGCCAAAGCTAGAACAACCTATGAAACCGTTGCAATTTAAGATTGTAAAGAACAAAGACGACGAATCTGTGGCATCTAGCTCGACCGCGTCAGATATGGAAATCGAATTTTCACCTCCTGCAGCGGTTAGTAGGTATCGAAAAAAGCCCGACGTCATTCACATCGATACCCAAGTTAAGCAGCAAGATATACTCGATGCATTAAAAATCTCAgacattttgaaaaaagataaaaaattcaataaaacgaGAAAGCCGAGAAAATGA